From Podospora bellae-mahoneyi strain CBS 112042 chromosome 3, whole genome shotgun sequence, the proteins below share one genomic window:
- a CDS encoding hypothetical protein (EggNog:ENOG503NXMI; COG:K) — MTRVTMDTSSFSSFTPREPQTDRPPRDPAPPTPFISFIKPQGQLWNYNRHKTHEDQPGNIPKAFLDAMSVREKVYVEEQGIALENEFDSDDHRSCHWVIYASVLTTILPAILDPRTGRLVRPRVTRTTSLPIGTIRLVPFPHSAHPRNGGIYLNGLLTNVGDPVRPRSSETVQALQPQEIQGGNRRNSLYIRDFPTTFHNGQEPYVKLGRLAVLKEYRNKGIAGQLVRAAVTWMQTNYTIFNPSPSVLGFDRLGMDVTGQLPKWRGLFCIHAQEEAVKVWERYGFKVDEKMGKWWEEGIPHVGMWLRVPVGKGGHTVA, encoded by the exons ATGACAAGAGTAACCATGGACACGAGCTCTTTCAGCTCATTCACTCCCCGGGAGCCTCAAACCGACCGCCCTCCAAGAGATCCGgcccctcccactcccttTATCTCTTTCATCAAGCCTCAAGGCCAGCTCTGGAACTACAACCGGCACAAGACCCACGAAGACCAGCCAGGCAACATCCCCAAGGCTTTCCTCGATGCCATGAGCGTTAGAGAGAAGGTCTACGTCGAAGAACAGGGCATTGCCTTGGAAAACGAATTCGACAGTGACGACCACCGTAGCTG CCACTGGGTAATCTACGCCTctgtcctcaccaccatcctcccagcCATCCTAGACCCCCGAACCGGCAGGCTCGTCCGCCCCCGCGTCACCAggaccacctccctccccatcggCACCATCCGCCTAGTCCCTTTCCCCCACTCAGCCCACCCTCGCAACGGCGGCATCTACTTAAAcggcctcctcaccaacgtCGGCGACCCCGTCCGTCCTAGAAGCAGCGAGACGGTCCAGGCCCTCCAGCCCCAGGAGATCCAAGGAGGCAACCGTCGCAACTCCCTCTACATCCGCGacttccccaccaccttccacAACGGTCAGGAGCCGTACGTGAAGCTCGGTCGTCTGGCTGTCCTCAAGGAGTACCGTAACAAGGGAATCGCGGGCCAGCTTGTGCGCGCCGCAGTTACCTGGATGCAGACAAATtacaccatcttcaaccctAGCCCTTCCGTGTTGGGCTTTGACAGACTGGGCATGGACGTGACGGGCCAGCTGCCTAAGTGGCGGGGCCTGTTTTGCATTCAtgcgcaggaggaggcggtcaaggtCTGGGAGAGGTATGGGTTCAAGGTGGACGAGAAGATGGGAaagtggtgggaggaggggatcCCGCATGTGGGCATGTGGTTGAGGGTTCCGGTTGGCAAGGGGGGTCATACTGTTGCCTGA
- the RPS5 gene encoding ribosomal protein S5 (EggNog:ENOG503NVCP; COG:J), whose translation MSDAGVEVQAYEVLPKEVAAEVGSIKLFNRWSYDDVEIRDISLTDYIQIRAPVYLPHSAGRYAAKRFRKANCPIIERLTNSLMMHGRNNGKKMMAVRIVAHAFEIIHLMTDQNPIQIAVDAIVNCGPREDSTRIGSAGTVRRQAVDVSPLRRVNQAISLLTTGAREASFRNVKSIAECLAEELINAAKGSSNSYAIKKKDELERVAKSNR comes from the exons ATGTCTGACGCCGGCGTTGAAGTTCAGGCCTACGAGGTCCTCCCCAAGGAGGTTGCCGCTGAGGTTGGCAGCATCAAGCTCTTCA ACCGCTGGAGCTacgatgatgtcgagatcCGGGATATCTCCTTGAC CGACTACATCCAGATCCGGGCTCCCGTCTACCTCCCTCACTCTGCCGGTCGCTATGCCGCCAAGCGTTTCCGCAAGGCCAACTGCCCCATCATTGAGCGTctcaccaactccctcatGATGCACGGCCGCAACAACGgcaagaagatgatggccgtCCGCATCGTCGCCCATGCCTTCGAGATC ATCCACCTGATGACCGACCAGAACCCCATCCAGATTGCCGTTGACGCCATTGTCAACTGCGGTCCCCGCGAAGACAGCACCCGTATCGGCTCGGCTGGTACCGTCCGCAGACAGGCCGTCGATGTCTCTCCCCTCCGCCGCGTCAACCAGGccatctctctcctcaccacTGGTGCCCGCGAGGCCTCTTTCCGCAACGTCAAGTCGATTGCTGAGTGCCTTGCTGAGGAGctcatcaacgccgccaaGGGTTCCAGCAACTCTTatgccatcaagaagaaggatgagtTGGAGCGTGTCGCCAAGAGCAACCGGTAA
- the RPS25 gene encoding 40S ribosomal protein S25 (BUSCO:EOG09265SHL; COG:J; EggNog:ENOG503P5PV), with amino-acid sequence MAPAATGAKKQKKKWSKGKVKDKAQHAVILDKTTSDKLYKDVQSYRLVTVATLVDRLKINGSLARRCLADLEEKGQIKQVVSHSKMKIYTRAVTAAE; translated from the exons ATGGCTCCCGCGGCAACTGGTgcgaagaagcagaagaagaagtggtCCAAGGGAAAGG tcaaggacaaggcccAGCACGCCGTCATCCTCGACAAGACCACTTCCGACAAGCTCTATAAGGATGTCCAGTCCTACCGCCTCGTGACTGTCGCCACCCTCGTCGACAGACTCAAGATCAACGGCTCCCTCGCCCGGAGGTGCCTTGCCgacttggaggagaagggccAGATCAAGCAGGTCGTCAGCCACAGCAAGATGAAGATCTACA CTCGCGCCGTTACCGCCGCCGAGTAA
- the PET9 gene encoding ADP/ATP carrier protein (EggNog:ENOG503NWSK; COG:C) — MSDAKPHVLGMPPFVVDFLMGGVSAAVSKTAAAPIERIKLLVQNQDEMIKAGRLDRRYAGITDCFKRVTADEGVMSLWRGNTANVIRYFPTQALNFAFRDKFKKMFGYKKDKDGYAKWMAGNLASGGAAGATSLLFVYSLDYARTRLANDSKSAKGGGARQFNGLIDVYRKTLAADGIRGLYRGFGPSVAGIVVYRGLYFGMYDSIKPVLLVGDLQNNFLASFALGWCVTTGAGIASYPLDTVRRRMMMTSGEAVKYKSSFDAFQQIVRKEGVKSLFKGAGANILRGVAGAGVLSIYDQLQVLMFGKAFKGGSG, encoded by the exons ATGTCTGACGCTAAGCCTCACGTTTTGGGCATGCCC CCCTTCGTGGTGGACTTCTTGA TGGGTGGTgtctccgccgccgtctcgaagaccgctgctgctcccatCGAGCGCATCAAGCTTCTCGTTCAGAACCAG GATGAGATGATCAAGGCCGGCCGCCTCGACCGCCGCTATGCTGGTATCACCGACTGCTTCAAGCGCGTCACCGCCGACGAGGGTGTCATGTCCCTCTGGCGTGGCAACACTGCCAACGTCATCCGTTACTTCCCTACCCAGGCCTTGAACTTCGCTTTCCGTGAcaagttcaagaagatgTTCGGCtacaagaaggacaaggatggCTACGCCAAGTGGATGGCTGGTAACCTTGCCTCCGGTGGT GCCGCTGGTGCCActtccctcctcttcgtctACTCCCTTGACTACGCCCGTACCCGTCTGGCCAACGACTCCAAGTCTGCCAAGGGTGGCGGTGCCCGTCAGTTCAACGGTCTCATCGACGTCTACAGAAAGACTCTCGCCGCTGACGGCATCCGCGGTCTCTACCGTGGCTTCGGTCCTTCCGTTGCCGGTATTGTCGTCTACCGTGGTCTCTACTTCGGCATGTACGACTCCATCAAGCCCGTCCTCCTTGTCGGTGACCTCCAGAACAACTTCCTTGCCTCTTTCGCCCTTGGTTGGTGCGTCACCACCGGTGCCGGTATCGCCTCTTACCCCCTTGATACCGTCCGTCGTCgcatgatgatgacctcCGGTGAGGCTGTCAAGTACAAGTCCTCTTTCGATGCCTTCCAGCAGATCGTCCGCAAGGAGGGTGTCAAGTCTCTCTTCAAGGGTGCCGGTGCCAACATCCTCCGTGGTGTcgccggtgctggtgtctTGTCCATCTATGACCAGCTCCAGGTCCTCATGTTCGGCAAGGCCTTCAAGGGTGGTTCCGGCTAA
- a CDS encoding hypothetical protein (EggNog:ENOG503P6KC; COG:S) has translation MEDQNGDASPDKRSRYVIGQSRHAFQFQSFNSNLIQFIKRTPTAPDSYLTSKSPFISSLSRTTIRLARYISMPPKQSTGAGGRDRPAGSVNKSSAAAKTAANSSKRATANTTTGANKKKRKATLSDEENDSGRRRTQPEVEEEEEDEDDEDDEDDERESIPPELLSKIVHELFEHKETKITKDANNALSGYMDVFVREAIARAAAERKGVFLEVEDLEKVAAQLILDL, from the coding sequence ATGGAAGACCAGAATGGTGATGCTTCGCCTGACAAACGGTCACGTTACGTAATTGGCCAGTCGCGTCACGCTTTCCAATTTCAATCTTTCAACTCCAACCTTATTCAATTCATTAAACGAACCCCAACCGCCCCAGATTCCTACCTAACGTCGAAATCACCTTTCATCTCAAGTCTTAGCAGAACAACTATTCGACTTGCTAGGTATATCAGCATGCCACCAAAACAGTCTACCGGTGCGGGCGGCCGCGATCGACCAGCCGGGAGCGTTAACAAGTCCAGCGCTGCTGCAAAAACGGCAGCCAACTCGAGTAAACGCGCAACAGCCAATACCACTACTGGtgccaacaagaagaagagaaaagccACACTCTCCGACGAGGAGAACGACTCTGGCAGACGGCGAACCCAGCcagaagtggaggaggaggaagaagacgaagacgacgaagacgacgaagacgacgagagGGAGTCGATCCCGCCTGAACTACTCTCAAAGATCGTTCACGAGCTGTTTGAGCACAAGGAAaccaagatcaccaaggaCGCTAACAATGCTCTGTCGGGGTATATGGATGTTTTTGTGAGGGAGGCGATCGCGCGAGCAGCtgcggagaggaagggggtttttttggaggtggaagatttggagaaggtggcggCGCAGTTGATTTTGGATCTTTGA
- a CDS encoding hypothetical protein (EggNog:ENOG503P5FY; COG:S) yields MQFKTLALAALASLASAQRTWVVTVAQNGSLTFSPDNIKAAPGEFVQFQFLAGNHTVTQSTFDKPCQPIAMHSNATGFHSGFQPVAASASMGMIPTYTIQINNTNPLWLYCAQGRHCENGMSMVINEPATNPNRTLANYKALAAQAQTILPGGSASGGQTGSTDSPTTPPTGTTPDGETAPGTETSESASPSVTAGAGMLAAPGAFVLFAAGAVAMLL; encoded by the exons ATGCAGTTCAAGACACTTGCCCTTGCCGCTCTCGCGAGCTTGGCCTCCGCCCAAAGAACCTGGGTTGTCACCGTTGCGCAGAACGGCAGCCTCACCTTTTCCCCCGACAACATCAAGGCCGCCCCAGGCGAGTTTGTCCAGTTCCAGTTTCTCGCTGGCAACCACACCGTCACTCAGTCCACCTTCGACAAGCCATGCCAGCCCATCGCCATGCACAGCAACGCTACCGGCTTCCACTCCGGCTTTCAGCCCGTGGCCGCCTCTGCCTCGATGGGCATGATCCCCACCTACACCATCcagatcaacaacaccaatccCCTCTGGCTCTATTGCGCTCAGGGCCGTCACTGCGAGAACGGCATGTCCATGGTCATTAACGAGCC agcaaccaaccccaaccgcaCCCTCGCCAACTACAAGGCCCTTGCCGCCCAGGCTCAGACCATTCTCCCCGGTGGCAGCGCCTCGGGCGGCCAGACCGGCAGCACCGACTCCCCTACCACTCCccccaccggcaccacccccgATGGCGAGACCGCCCCCGGCACCGAGACCTCCGAGAGCGCCTCCCCAAGCGTCACGGCCGGTGCTGGCATGCTCGCCGCGCCAGGAGCCTTTGTGCTCTTTGCCGCCGGTGCCGTCGCCATGCTTCTTTAA
- a CDS encoding hypothetical protein (EggNog:ENOG503Q49J; COG:S), translating into MASPEPAVRRRKPEAKDSSASETEQQPPLKRVQTLSSSESEFTSKKTSQPVKKPKSKKKKSKDDVDEYDTANIALDALRVISFLFLASCGLSYLVSNGETFFWGMSNPPKYLTKAYYKELLQGPIYLTPAELSLYDGTNPDLPIYLAINWTIYDVSSNRRTYGPGGSYHYFAGCDAARAYVTGCFAEDRSPDMRGVEEMYLPLDDPAVDKHFSRAELKEMKKKEREEALKKVHDGLKHWVDFFAKSDKYRKVGYVKMPKGWPGTEPRRPLCEAAAKGRKVRKIPGQKDE; encoded by the exons ATGGCCTCCCCCGAACCCGCAGTCCGGCGGCGCAAGCCCGAGGCCAAAGACTCCTCTGCCTCAGAAACCGAACAACAGCCCCCCCTCAAACGAGTTCAGacgctctcctcctcagaatCAGAATTCACCAGCAAGAAAACATCCCAACCCGTAAAGAAGccaaagtccaagaagaaaaagtcCAAAGATGATGTCGACGAGTACGACACCGCCAATATCGCTCTCGACGCCCTCCGTgtcatctccttcctcttcctcgcctcctgcGGGTTGAGCTATCTCGTCTCCAACGGCGAGACCTTCTTCTGGGGCAtgtccaaccccccaaagtACTTAACCAAAGCCTACTACAAGGAGCTCCTC CAAGGACCGATCTACCTCACCCCAGCTGAACTCTCCCTCTACGAcggcaccaaccccgacctccccatctACCTAGCAATCAACTGGACAATCTACGACGTCTCCTCCAACCGCCGCACCTACGGCCCCGGCGGCTCCTACCATTACTTTGCCGGCTGCGACGCCGCCCGCGCCTACGTCACGGGTTGCTTTGCCGAAGACCGCTCCCCCGAcatgaggggggtggaagagatgTACCTCCCCCTGGACGACCCAGCCGTAGACAAGCACTTCTCCCGCGcggagctcaaggagatgaaaaagaaggagagggaggaggcgttgaaAAAGGTGCACGACGGGCTGAAGCACTGGGTTGATTTCTTTGCAAAGAGCGACAAGTACAGAAAGGTCGGCTATGTCAAGATGCCCAAGGGGTGGCCGGGGACggagccgaggaggccgttgtgtgaggcggcggcgaaggggaggaaggtgaggaaAATTCCGGGGCAGAAGGATGAATAG
- a CDS encoding hypothetical protein (EggNog:ENOG503NXI2) yields MSMPSSPAGGGTTTTTPLQPMSHNQQRERDPALFSPTQTRGRGLTLGASTDNARDSSVHEKINQFNSLAVQSKQLERKTADAALKRAMLGREEAESEMRRYRDECRMLRRAVEEGRERERKVGERLETVMESYGRAKETHEHTKELWEKEIRRARKETFKTQSAFVKLQEELKNSRNAHRSTEEELHREKQLCSERAQDAFTAKYQLVALQNQLEQALEKIKTLEQERDSLKTMVEQEKQLRLVAEEGKRPASDDGRITPRKRPRTSSISSSSSDVPDFEEITRKWEWEKQRADRAVQQVQFLETECRLRVCAAAKAFRRSSSSRGSTSTSRRSSPRRKRPSLLRIADAADAVIIGSNAEPSPDLASPKRSKTDMLREELGSRNDRFFTPVEQPVRYSRTPSVDPPDFAMLDKDRTSLLSLLDAPHREESPALTFSIPTVPAPAPAATVKQVVRQEEPESDVEVHRSVPHPVPEPVVPVHQEPSPRSAAPSTDPLPSVKTLSNELPAPAPRPHTSNSFHRFREAAAKAALTVVTTTTKVPLKDENKDPNLASKIMKMQKEQQYQTPNRGNISAGSENEWDKPSFDVTNPALTPTMTREEALAQIKDRRVRARSAGRSGGAAGPQGTLSRKVSTETMKSGSGPRGREQERRDVSVQSAPTVMTGNREPSRGAVVGGRRMRS; encoded by the exons ATGTCTATGCCGTCGAGTCCTGCCGGtggcggcaccaccaccacaacaccccTCCAGCCCATGTCGCATAACCAACAACGCGAGCGCGATCCCGCTCTCTTCTCGCCCACCCAGACTAGAGGTCGCGGCCTGACCCTCGGAGCTTCCACGGACAATGCGCGCGACAGCTCGGTTCACGAAAAGATTAACCAGTTCAACTCGCTCGCCGTGCAATCAAAACAACTCGAGCGCAAGACCGCCGATGCCGCCCTCAAGCGCGCCATGCTTGGccgggaggaggccgagagcGAAATGCGCCGCTACCGTGACGAGTGTAGAATGCTCAGGAGGGCGGTAGAGGAAGGGAGAGAACGGGAACGAAAAGTGGGCGAGAGACTGGAGACAGTAATG GAGAGCTATGGACGCGCAAAGGAGACACACGAACACACCAAAGAACtctgggagaaggagatccGTCGCGCCCGAAAGGAGACCTTCAAGACCCAGAGTGCCTTTGTCAAGCTTCAGGAAGAGCTCAAGAATTCTCGGAACGCCCACAGGTCGACCGAAGAGGAGCTTCATCGCGAAAAGCAACTATGCTCTGAACGAGCACAGGACGCTTTTACCGCCAAATACCAGCTTGTAGCTCTTCAGAACCAACTTGAGCAGGCTCTCGAAAAGATCAAGACACTTGAGCAGGAACGTGACTCGCTCAAAACGATGGTCGAACAAGAGAAGCAGCTCCGGCTagtggccgaggagggcaaACGCCCCGCATCCGACGACGGGAGAATTACGCCACGCAAGCGACCACGGACATCCTCcatcagctcatcatcgtccGATGTACCCGACTTTGAGGAGATTACCCGGAaatgggagtgggagaagcAGCGCGCCGACAGGGCAGTGCAGCAAGTGCAGTTCCTCGAGACCGAGTGCCGGTTGAGGGTCTGCGCCGCGGCCAAAGCCTTTCGTCGAAGCAGTTCAAGCCGAGGGAGCACAAGCACTAGTCGTCGATCTAGCCCCCGACGCAAACGACCTAGTCTCTTGAGAATCGCAGATGCTGCCGACGCTGTCATCATTGGAAGCAACGCCGAGCCGTCTCCTGATCTCGCCTCACCAAAGCGTTCCAAGACCGACATGCTcagggaggagctgggctCTCGGAATGACAGGTTCTTTACACCGGTTGAGCAACCTGTACGTTATTCTCGCACGCCGAGCGTTGACCCGCCAGATTTCGCGATGCTTGATAAGGACAGGACATCGCTACTGTCGTTGCTCGACGCCCCCCATAGAGAGGAGAGCCCAGCGTTGACGTTTAGCATTCCCACCGTTCCAGCACCCGCCCCAGCCGCAACAGTAAAGCAGGTTGTTCGGCAAGAAGAACCGGAATCGGATGTCGAGGTTCATAGATCCGTCCCGCATCCTGTGCCAGAGCCTGTTGTTCCCGTCCATCAGGAACCGTCCCCCCGTTCTGCCGCGCCTTCGACCGATCCTTTGCCATCTGTCAAGACCCTCAGCAACGAGCTACCAGCCCCTGCTCCGCGTCCTCACACCTCGAATTCGTTTCATCGGTTCCGGGAagccgccgccaaagccgCGCTTACTGTTGTGACAACCACGACAAAGGTGCCGCTCAAAGACGAGAACAAGGACCCGAACCTCGCTTCCAAGATCATGAAGATGCAAAAAGAACAGCAATACCAAACTCCCAACCGAGGGAATATCTCAGCCGGGAGTGAAAACGAGTGGGACAAGCCAAGCTTTGACGTGACGAACCCGGCGCTGACGCCGACCatgacgagggaggaggctctAGCGCAGATAAAAGATCGGAGAGTCCGGGCTAGGAGTGCCGGGCGttctggtggtgctgctggaccTCAGGGAACCCTGTCGAGGAAGGTGTCGACTGAGACGATGAAGAGTGGCAGCGGgccaagggggagggagcaggagaggagggatgtTAGCGTGCAGAGCGCGCCAACTGTGATGACGGGGAATAGGGAGCCCAGCAGGGGGGCGGttgtgggggggagaaggatgaggagttgA
- a CDS encoding hypothetical protein (EggNog:ENOG503P660): MMQMMKLSSKLKRSMSTGKLATLSSSNTTASTTPPSLDDIENLFTTLASHPAVKQFASIGAENKKLRKKYSNLERDNTHTINQIARLQTSLDAARKQGDDASKKLQDVLKQMQTLECQYLEAKKKLADNETQLGDERGKMQWQIDSVKQELSEETAKLERLSTFSARLVPITENIKHICSIMDSIRTSAVKLAETYFCDDLPLNGVNWTTIKSHPALSRTDWILPLPVSNSATAKHMRIATFLAILGYELRNAIFQPIYLLRKSSELNEFLNHLAEENEEVEAYLRSVLFRALAEYRTITDSISTECTDSVVSSVASCFESLVLEAKRQPFVSELKTYCTKACKEWEYIQRLERRVEFETDPEDDDLNNKKFWLPLSTKSSCSLETSPSKPHANGSTKTALKGIHKGAASSKTSSPPLHSPVEATYFLDFFVVWPAVTTEQVRGTAILSLGYFVSGREITAAMMEQRELSATKDQHRAARSGRRKSRAMSVAGHSLGEDGNATGRSVSFLSAQVGNGPKGS, encoded by the exons ATGATGCAGATGATGAAACTGTCGAGCAAGTTGAAAAGAAG CATGTCCACCGGGAAACTGGCaactctctcctcctccaacaccaccgcttcAACAACTCCGCCTTCTTTGGACGACATTGAGAATTTGTTTACTACGTTGGCATCCCATCCGGCCGTCAAGCAATTTGCCTCCATTGGCGCCGAGAACAAAAAACTCCGGAAGAAATACAGCAATCTCGAACGTGACAACACCCATACAATCAACCAGATTGCGAGACTCCAGACAAGTCTGGACGCAGCTAGGAAGCAAGGTGATGATGCTTCCAAAAAGCTCCAGGATGTCTTGAAGCAGATGCAAACTCTTGAGTGCCAATAcctcgaggccaagaagaagctcgccgACAATGAGACGCAGCTGGGCGACGAAAGGGGGAAGATGCAGTGGCAGATTGACTCCGTGAAGCAGGAGCTGAGTGAGGAGACAGCCAAGCTTGAGAGATTATCAACATTTTCAGCCAGGCTGGTTCCCATTACGGAAAATATCAAGCACAT TTGCAGTATCATGGACTCCATCCGCACCTCTGCCGTCAAACTGGCCGAGACATACTTTTGTGATGACCTGCCCCTGAATGGTGTCAACTGGACTACGATCAAGAGCCACCCTGCTCTGAGCCGCACTGATTGgatcctccctctccccgtCTCCAACTCCGCAACCGCCAAACACATGCGAATAGCCACTTTCCTCGCCATTCTTGGATATGAGTTGCGCAATGCCATCTTCCAGCCCATCTATCTCCTACGCAAATCCTCCGAGCTGAATGAATTCCTCAACCATCTGGCCGAAGAAAACGAAGAGGTCGAGGCTTACCTGCGCTCAGTACTCTTCCGGGCACTTGCCGAGTACAGGACCATCACTGATTCCATCAGCACCGAATGCACCGATTCCGTGGTTAGCTCCGTCGCAAGTTGCTTCGAAAGCCTTGTGCTGGAGGCCAAACGCCAGCCATTTGTTTCCGAGTTGAAGACATACTGTACCAAGGCTTGCAAGGAGTGGGAGTACATCCAGAGGCTTGAACGACGAGTGGAATTTGAGACGGACCCAGAGGACGACGATTTGAACAACAAGAAGTTTTGGCTGCCGCTCAGCACCAAGTCATCATGCTCGCTCGAGACATCTCCTTCGAAACCACACGCCAATGGCAGCACCAAGACTGCTTTGAAGGGGATACATAAGGGAGCAGCATCGAGCAAGacgtcttctcctcctcttcattcACCGGTCGAAGCCACATATTTTCTGGATTTTTTTGTGGTTTGGCCAGCTGTAACGACCGAGCAGGTGAGGGGCACGGCGATATTATCTTTGGGGTACTTTGTTAGTGGCAGAGAGATCACCGCCGCGATGATGGAGCAGAGGGAGCTGTCTGCTACAAAGGACCAGCATAGGGCTGCCAGAAGTGGCAGGAGGAAGTCGAGGGCCATGTCGGTTGCTGGTCATTCccttggggaggatggaaaTGCCACGGGTCGGTCTGTGTCTTTTTTATCCGCACAAGTTGGAAATGGGCCAAAGggaagctga
- a CDS encoding hypothetical protein (EggNog:ENOG503NVQK; COG:S): protein MARPAGDQLNAHAAPATNGHMGISQPSSSQPLSTTQLISHIPKILPHERVFPIQIGSELFKLSGASLSSDAPSYFSQYFLCQLKQAEENGEDISNAIRTLSIDRDPDTFKDIALHLQGYHVKPRDATHFVRLFADAQFYRLPKLMSQLYEESIFTTIGERQFAIPRELFNDPGNSPNFFSLGFAVFFSSPDELFPGLDREGLLRPPSIVPPAIPTRNGDIFAELLNLLRGYPVNIRDEGHRAELLRDCRYFNFKGLEQRLIPHQISYNLSRRRHEIVLRLRDILKSGITVASEPTALDPAAGWVNYARPFVDEKSYELVLEIGDESTRLQFGPNGSIRAEFFGEVKTRVAKLFEVISTKLNLPPTTQPLGLLMAQGGASSQPATPGNTPLSEDLVRVVMDPEASVTLDGRAWSLEEAGNSSVPSSAGGLGGVSGGGEQNSPSALLLSVPASQPFSRKRRRVDMNGGLEEWIVRTGQWRLRIQGVKNGKAAVECCLVAVKLDAMSSEHARNLQRSFLGG from the exons ATGGCCAGACCGGCCGGCGACCAGCTGAACGCTCAcgcagcaccagcaacaaatGGCCATATGGGCATCTCGcagccatcctcctctcaaccactttccaccacccagctTATCAGCCACATTCCCAAAATCCTCCCTCACGAGCGCGTCTTCCCCATACAGATAGGGTCTGAGCTCTTCAAACTATCGGGCGCATCGCTATCATCCGATG CGCCGTCGTACTTTTCCCAATACTTTCTGTGTCAGCTAAAACAGGCCGAAGAAAATGGAGAAGACATTTCCAACGCCATCCGGACCCTGTCCATCGATCGTGACCCAGACACGTTTAAAGATATTGCTCTACACCTTCAGGGGTATCATGTGAAACCGCGAGATGCAACGCACTTTGTGCGATTGTTTGCCGATGCACAGTTTTACAGAC TCCCCAAGTTGATGTCCCAGTTGTACGAGGAGAGCATCTTTACTACTATTGGAGAGCGCCAGTTTGCAATACCACGAGAGCTATTCAATGACCCAGGGAACTCACCCAACTTTTTCTCGCTGGGCTTTGctgtcttcttttcctcacCAGACGAGCTCTTTCCTGGCTTGGACAGAGAAGGGCTTCTTCGGCCACCATCGATTGTGCCCCCTGCGATCCCAACACGTAACGGGGATATTTTTGCCGAGCTACTCAACCTTCTCCGAGGATACCCGGTCAATATTCGCGATGAAGGCCATCGCGCAGAGCTACTCCGAGATTGCCGGTATTTCAACTTCAAAGGGCTCGAGCAGCGTCTGATCCCGCATCAGATATCCTACAACCTGTCACGTAGACGACACGAAATTGTTCTTCGGCTCAGGGACATACTCAAAAGCGGTATCACGGTAGCTTCCGAGCCCACCGCACTCGATCCAGCCGCCGGATGGGTCAACTACGCCCGCCCGTTCGTCGACGAGAAATCTTACGAGCTAGTGCTCGAGATTGGCGATGAGAGCACCAGGCTACAGTTTGGACCGAATGGATCGATCCGAGCCGAGTTCTTTGGGGAAGTCAAGACTCGCGTGGCGAAACTTTTCGAGGTCATCTCTACCAAGCTCAACTTACCGCCCACAACACAGCCCCTCGGGTTGCTAATGGCACAAGGGGGTGCGAGCAGCCAACCAGCTACGCCGGGGAACACACCGCTTAGCGAGGATTTGGTAAGGGTTGTGATGGATCCCGAGGCAAGCGTCACGCTGGACGGAAGAGCCTGGAGCTTGGAAGAGGCGGGGAATAGCTCGGTGCCGTCATCGGCTGGGGGACTGGGTGGTGTgagtggcggtggtgaacaGAACTCGCCCTCGGCGTTACTGCTGTCTGTTCCGGCCTCACAGCCGTtttcgaggaagaggaggagggtggatatGAATGGCGGACTGGAGGAATGGATTGTGCGGACTGGGCAGTGGCGGCTGAGGATTCAAGGGGTCAAGAATGGGAAGGCGGCGGTAGAGTGTTGTTTGGTGGCGGTCAAGCTGGATGCTATGAGCTCGGAGCATGCTAGGAATCTGCAGAGGTCCTTTTTGGGAGGGTGA